AGTTCTCCTGCTCATCCTTCTAGGCACAAAACGAATATCACTTGATTGACTATATCATTTACTCACCACCATATGTTAACCCTGCATCCTTACCATTATCTCTTAATTAACCATCTCCTTTGCCCACCACCATAACCCTATTAGGAGCACAATCCCTTACCAAGATCTCTTAATTGACTATATCCTTACTCACATCATCGGTAATCTAGACTTCAGTTCTTCAATTACCAAACTGGATGAACGCCATAGTACTCCGGCAAAGTTGCTATCCATGACGATTTAGAAACAAGCAATGTTGAGAAGTATTTGTTGATGTCCATATTTTAATGCATCATAACTTATCTTCAATATCTTTTGGACATTTTGAAGTTCTTTACTTAATCGCTTCAGCCCTTCTcatatttccttattagatTACACTCACAAATATGAACCTATAATCTCAAGAGTTAAAGTGAGTCCTCCTATAGTTATGCCAAAAGGTATTTCGAAGATAGTTCACATTCATTTCCTCGAGTTTATACTTGTCGTCCAATCAAATTCCACCTTGACGAAGTATAGCTTCAAATCCAGATGTGATGATTATCCTACTTCCCGAATTGTCCATGCCATCGAGAAGAATGTTCGGTTATTTCTTGAACATCTGCCAGGAAGCTGCCATGAACAAATTATTCATAGATGAGAGTGATTTTGCCAATGCCGCCCATGCCGTAAATTCCAATTGATCGCATACTGTCCAGCAATCCTTTTGTCTTCTCCACACGATCATCAATTCCAATCAAAGCCTGAGGGACATCTACTCGAAAACCTTGCTGTAACTTACTCAGAACCGTTTCAACAACTATTCTTACATAATCTCCTTGGTGCCTATCAATAAACAACACACGAGAAATCAAACAATCATACCGAATCCCATTGGACAACATGGCCATATCAGCAGCATATCGCAAAGGATTATAAACAAACTAGATTTCGATTCCATGAATGATGAATAACAGCAGCAAGATCTCATTGAAAGAAAGTCAACGAGCTTAGATGGAGGCGAAATTACATACCCATTAGCGATTTTCTCTGATTCCCATCCTTTCAAGGAGCTGACACCTCTGAGCACCATTTGCCCTGCCTCCACATCCCTTGGCTCAAAGCTCAGCTTGGGTAAATGGAAGGCCTCCACCCCGTGTCCCGTGCTCTTCCTGTTCTCCACCATCTGAAAGATCTCGCGGAGGCACCATTTGCAGGCAGCATAGGTCTCAGATAGGATGGGGATCGAAATCTCGGACCGCGCGACCGCATCCAGAAGCTGCGAGCTGAACTGGCTGCCCATCGGGAGCTCCTCAGCTTCCCTGAACAGGGAGATCGGCACGGTCGATCCGGCATCGACCAGTATAGGGTAGAGGTGATCGACGATGTCCTTGCGAGTATACGAacctctaaagctcaagaacacctcgCACTCATGCTCTGTTGACCCCCGACAGCTCCGAACTTCTCTGGACCTCATGCTGTCGGCGGGCATCTTCCTGTCCAGTAACGAAGTGTCCGAAACTGGCGGACGTTGCATTTGGTTGGCGACGCTGGTTTTTCCCAGAAACCATCGGTTCTCTCCCCGTTTGGAGAACGGCTGTAGGAACGAACTCTGGAACGAGGTAGAATATATACTCCCGTAGGAACGGCTGACCCTACATGGTATTTTGACCCTTAGCTTTTTCTCTTCAACTTCAATggagtcctaattttttttcattcaattcagtcctaacttGAAAAACTCCGCTCAATATAGTTCTTCCATTAAAATTTTTAACACCGTAACCGTAATTTATTTAACTTGACGTTAAATTTGCCATACTATTACCCATTAGCAAACTACGGTTTTCGCATCATCTCTCTCGGcctaaaggggaaaaaaagagggggTAAGAATGTTTACCAATTTGAGAGGATGGTGTAAGAGTTTCCATTGTTGTTTTGGTCTAATAACCATTGATGTAGCAGTCCAAGTCAGAAAAATGCACATACCGTGGCGATACGACGATAAGCTTAACATAATGACTAGCGGAACAGACTTTTGAAAGTTCGGAAgtgagattgaaaaaaaaaaaattgatttagggAACAcattaaattttgagaaaaagttCAGGGACTGTCAATACCatcatctccttttttttttgggccggaaTATCATTATTGCTTTCAAGTTATGCTTATTTGGCAAAATAAGGAGGCATTTTATTAATAGGAATAAGTGcacttgaaatttcaaaacttgtaatgaaagtgcaattgtatcgtataactttcaaaaagtgcaatcaaattttaaaagttatcaaattgatgtaatCAAGCCATTACATTAACTTCGTCCAATCTGGCTAACAAAAAATGCTAACGTGGATTTTTTGTTATAATCTTTCTCCTACGTGAAGGAGaaggctaaaacgacatcgttttgatCCAAACATAATTTTGaaccaaattttatttaaattaaactaaaaggATAAGTTAAATTTTAAAGTTACAAAAACAAAGAAGTAGGAAGGAAAACCAAGGGACGGCCGTGCTGGCCCTTGCCGCCGTCGCCCTGGTGCGCGGGGCCTCATCCCCCGGCAAGATCCCTCCCGCCGTCGCCCCAAGATTTTGCAACCCTTAGTCAGACATGTTTGATCAAAACGATGTCGTTACATTGTGCTGAATTGTTAAAGTTAAATAATTTGATTTGTTCCCAATTTTAAGTGGTGAATTAATTTGACCTGTTTGATCATCACAATCAAAATACAGATTTTTGGCAGCTCCCACTGCGTTATTCCATTGATAACAGATGGTAACTGTACAAGATTGAACAACAAACAGGATTATGAAAGAACAAAAGTTCTACTTACATGACAGCCTACTGTCAACGTTTCATTTGGACAATCGAGTACGACGTCTTTTTCTATCctgtcaatttaaaaaaaaaatagtgtggTGGTTGTATCTTAGCAACAATTCTAGTCCACGAAACTCTCTCTAGTTGGAAggccttcttcatcttcctttttttttccctcggaaaatgatttcatcttcttttttgagttatttatactagaggtcctaaaacttattataaaagtacaattgagtcctaaaatttataaaaaaaaatgtaattaaatcctaaaacttgtcaaattgatgtaatcaagtccttccgtcAAATCCGCTAACTTGAGTTGGTGAAAAATGCTGAcccgaaattttttaaatattttct
This genomic interval from Rhodamnia argentea isolate NSW1041297 chromosome 4, ASM2092103v1, whole genome shotgun sequence contains the following:
- the LOC115749655 gene encoding uncharacterized protein LOC115749655 isoform X6, with protein sequence MVENRKSTGHGVEAFHLPKLSFEPRDVEAGQMVLRGVSSLKGWESEKIANGMMRRTGLWIFEEGLKVLEANKASEKVQAICFERDGTDEIVDQGC
- the LOC115749655 gene encoding uncharacterized protein LOC115749655 isoform X5 → MGSQFSSQLLDAVARSEISIPILSETYAACKWCLLRGVSSLKGWESEKIANGMMRRTGLWIFEEGLKVLEANKASEKVQAICFERDGTDEIVDQGC